Sequence from the Segatella copri genome:
TCTTCGAAATAGTTCTCCATCGTAGTATACCACTGATGAGAAACCACTTCCCTGACCGTCTTTAGCTGATTTTCGATGCGATGGGCAAAACTCGGATTCACTCTCGAGAGATAATGTCTTCCATCATTCATCTCGATGGCAAGCATCAGATAAATTTGCGGTCCCTTCTTCTCTTTCCTGCTTTTTACGGTTTCGCTTACCTTCCACCCCTTGGTGGATGTCGATACTCTGATATCCCAGCCATACTGGCTGTTGAGCTTATCCATCAGTCCCTTGAACACAACCCCGTGAGCCGAGGTATCTTTCAGTCCCGTATAACCGATGATGTAATGTATCATCTCGTGGAGCAAGACACTCTTTGCCTGCTTGTCGGTCATATCGTAATAAGTAGACATGGAGAGTTTGAAATCGTAGAGTTTGGTGCGTCCCCATCTGGAGGCCCGCTTATAGGCAAGTTGCCCCAAGCGAGTCTTGGCATGAGTAAGTCCGAGTTCAGGAACAGGCAGTTTTCCCCCGAAATATTCGTGGTCGAAACGCCTGAACCACTCCTCCATCCATTCTATTGTAACAATCATGTATGTATATTTATTCAATAATTATTCAGTTCTGTATATCAGATACTACAAAACGTTTGCAAAGATACAACTTTTTCTTTGTTTCTTTCAATATTTATCGAAAAATGCGTAACTTTGCACGCAAATTTACAACAAAAATGAACAAGACAGCACAACATATCATAGATATTAAGAATGTGTCGAAAAGATTTGGCGAGAAAACAGCCCTCAACAACATCAATCTCTATGTGAGAAAGGGCGAATTTATGACCATTCTGGGTCCTTCGGGATGCGGAAAAACGACATTATTAAGACTTTTGGCAGGGTTTGAAACCGCCAGCGAAGGCATCATTACCATCGCCGGCAACGATATTACTAACCTTCCTCCTTACAAGCGAAATGTAAACACGGTATTCCAAAAATACGCTCTGTTCCCTCATCTCAACGTTTACGACAATATCGCCTTCGGTCTGAAACTCAAGAACACACCGAAGGAAGAGATTTTGCCAAAGGTGAAACGTGCCCTGAAGATGGTAAACATGAGTGATTATGAATATCGTGATGTCAACTCGCTTTCGGGCGGTCAGCAGCAGCGTATCGCCATCGCCCGTGCCATCGTCAACGAACCGGAAGTTCTTCTCCTTGATGAACCGCTTGCAGCACTCGACCTCAAGATGCGTAAAGACATG
This genomic interval carries:
- a CDS encoding SprT-like domain-containing protein: MIVTIEWMEEWFRRFDHEYFGGKLPVPELGLTHAKTRLGQLAYKRASRWGRTKLYDFKLSMSTYYDMTDKQAKSVLLHEMIHYIIGYTGLKDTSAHGVVFKGLMDKLNSQYGWDIRVSTSTKGWKVSETVKSRKEKKGPQIYLMLAIEMNDGRHYLSRVNPSFAHRIENQLKTVREVVSHQWYTTMENYFEDYPQVRSLRGRRISKADFGKLLNVLTPFQL